A stretch of Aphelocoma coerulescens isolate FSJ_1873_10779 chromosome 1A, UR_Acoe_1.0, whole genome shotgun sequence DNA encodes these proteins:
- the IL22 gene encoding interleukin-22: MASLQTLSKSFPGWVFFCCCCCLPLLLTSSLPLKGASTAHHACRLRKINFQQPYIRNRTYTLAKTASASDKDTDNRLIGQQLFVNIRENNRCYLMKRVVEFVVKDVLLTEVKYQYPYVEEVAQFLASLTSELSSCKFSGQKEHIEKNLEQMKKKMEQLGENGKTKAIGELDLLFDYMENTCTDVPKRGGNKKKN; encoded by the exons ATGGCCTCCCTGCAGACCTTGTCCAAGAGCTTCCCAGGAtgggttttcttctgctgctgttgctgtctccctcttcttctcacCAGCTCTCTGCCTCTGAAAGGGGCTTCCACTGCCCATCATGCCTGCAGGCTCAGGAAGATCAACTTCCAGCAGCCCTACATCAGGAACCGCACCTACACATTGGCTAAAACG GCCAGTGCCTCAGACAAGGACACGGACAACAGATTGATTGGGCAGCAGCTCTTTGTTAACATCAGG GAAAACAACCGCTGCTACCTGATGAAGAGGGTTGTGGAGTTTGTAGTAAAGGATGTTCTCCTCACTGAAGTCAAGTACCAGTACCCTTATGTTGAGGAGGTGGCACAATTCTTGGCATCCCTGACCTCGGAGCTGAGCAGTTGT aaatTTTCAGGACAGAAAGAGCACATTGAAAAGAACCTGgaacaaatgaagaaaaaaatggaacag TTGGGAGAAAATGGAAAGACTAAAGCCATTGGAGAGCTGGATTTGCTGTTTGACTACATGGAAAATACCTGTACTGATGTCCCAAAAAGGGGAgggaacaagaagaaaaactga